In Lodderomyces elongisporus chromosome 1, complete sequence, a genomic segment contains:
- the COG5 gene encoding Conserved oligomeric Golgi complex subunit — protein sequence MVVPTNSATSASSANAANLTTTANELEDFEAYLESDFNAVKFAGDILSISNGSENPELDLATPLKKLKYDLNELEKRMKSISSSNYDSLIKNFSEIEQYRKVTQDRINPALKQINKPFEKIKHEVIEPYEKAVKLNNALKKMCTTVSLLRSVGFFILIIQQLEEVQSMLSSSGRVQSDSGDVIKLSRLHNQLQSLYEESAKESGKDTSALSIKLVRDYRTTADTRRQILIQECSNTIGTELGKVTGLHIKNTKLYNSLQALYILTSKEFFIVFDKSSIQKQVTLSTGQLSKALQSPRNFTSILMETRESAMAYFDKLTDLLRNWKFHVHDDTVPITQIILMEFKVDAFSKIYWQRLAQQFKRNIVATMARGGPISKNLKVYSQGLKTAVAEKITNELEKTLLLDALTMIDYQ from the coding sequence ATGGTTGTCCCCACCAACTCTGCAACTAGTGCTAGCTCAGCCAATGCAGCTAATTTGACTACCACTGCTAATGAACTCGAAGATTTTGAAGCCTACCTCGAGTCTGATTTCAACGCCGTTAAATTCGCCGGTGACATTCTTTCCATCTCCAACGGTTCCGAAAACCCAGAGCTTGATCTTGCTACGCCTCTAAAGAAACTTAAATATGATTTGAATGAACTTGAGAAGCGAATGAAATCCATTTCATCGTCAAACTACGACTCTCTCATTAAGAATTTTTCTGAGATTGAACAGTATAGAAAAGTCACACAGGACCGGATCAACCCTGCTCTAAAGCAAATCAATAAACCATTTGAGAAAATCAAACATGAAGTGATTGAGCCATATGAAAAAGCTGTTAAGCTAAATAATgcattgaagaaaatgtgTACTACTGTGCTGTTGCTACGGAGCGTTggttttttcattttaatAATACAGCAACTAGAAGAAGTGCAATCAATGCTACTGAGCCTGGGTAGGGTGCAGAGTGACAGTGGAGATGTCATAAAGCTAAGTCGATTGCATAATCAATTGCAGAGTTTATATGAAGAACTGGCGAAGGAGAGTGGGAAAGACACTAGCGCTTTGAGTATAAAACTCGTACGAGATTATCGAACTACAGCAGACACTAGGAGACAAATACTCATTCAGGAGTGTTCAAACACAATAGGTACAGAGTTGGGTAAAGTTACTGGTTTGCATATCAAGAATACCAAGTTATACAACTCTTTACAAGCATTGTACATTTTAACTTCAAAAGAGTTTTTCATTGTGTTTGACAAGTCGAGTATTCAAAAACAAGTGACACTTAGCACTGGTCAACTATCCAAAGCATTGCAATCCCCTAGGAATTTTACGTCAATCTTGATGGAAACCAGGGAAAGCGCAATGGCTTATTTTGATAAATTGACAGACTTGTTGCGGAACTGGAAGTTTCATGTTCATGATGACACAGTGCCCATTACCCAAATTATACTAATGGAATTCAAAGTAGATGCTTTTTCTAAAATTTACTGGCAGCGATTGGCTCAacaatttaaaagaaatatagTAGCTACAATGGCAAGAGGCGGGCCAATTTCTAAGAACTTGAAGGTATATAGTCAGGGTTTGAAAACCGCGGTTGCAGAAAAGATTACCAATGAGTTGGAGAAGACTTTGCTTTTAGATGCCTTGACCATGATTGATTATCAATAA